The Scleropages formosus chromosome 3, fSclFor1.1, whole genome shotgun sequence genome contains the following window.
CAAGATTGCATTGCAGACAGGAGCTAAAGAAGCCACAAGTAACTATAACTCAAAATACGATAAAAAAAACGCTCACATTTAGCATTCCACAGCCATGTCAGTAAAGAAAAGAGCAACATCAGGGGTATAGATtacaacacaaatacacattttcagaaccgcttgtcccgtacagggtcacggagcctacccggtaacacggggcgtaaggccggagggggaggggacacacgcaggacgggacgccagtttgtcgcaaggcaccccaagcaggactcgaaccccagacccaccagagagcaggaccatggtccaacccactgcaccaccgcacccccaacacaaatacactttatgacaaaatattaaatagagGAAATAAGGATAagcttcactttttatttttagattttgtaATTACTTGCAGATTTGCCTTTACATATTATTATGGCAGGACTCTTCCCTCaccattttgttctttttatttagtGACATACTACTTGGACAAGTGAATTACAGAAGCAATTAGAGTcaatttacacttacatttattcattttacagaaacttttctccaaagtgatgtacatctcattaCGACATTAATTACACAATCTCAGTTACTGTAATTACAGcagtaatttcatattttattaataattttccaTGCTATTAAAGTTTATCATCACAtctatttctttaaaatgaaaatcaatatttgcctatttttaatataagattTCAGTTCAGTCTGAAAAGTTTTTTCCGGGGGCATAACCAAAATAAATGGAGAATTATTTTGGGGAGGGTGCAGGGTCAGGGGCAGGGGCCGGGGAATGGCTGAGTGGCAGTatggtgggcttggcctgttcttgctgtgtggcgggtctggggttcgagccttgtttgtggtgccttgcaacagactggagtcctgtcctgggtgtgccccctcccttctcagccttgcaccctgtgctgccaggtaggctctgacctgctgtgaccccactcaggataagcagttgttgatgttgtttGGTTATTTCAGGGGTACTTACACAAGAAgtgcatttaacatttatatttatcttgaTTCTTTGGACAACAAAGGTAAATTTTATGCAGTAATTATATGAAACTTCCTTAACCTTAGTAGTTATACAATATGTATTGGGGAtcattcaaatttttttccagtcaaTCTGTTTCCCAGGTGAGGAGTTCCAGTATCTTGTAACCGCAAGGATGTTGTTgtatagattttaaaaatgtattattatatcCATGACTCAAATATCCTTTCCTTGTAGTCTCATATATGCTGTAAATTTATCCAATGTTTCTAATGGATGATTAttgcattaataattattaattttgaaaGAACATCAATATTTCTTTAGGAAGGGcattaattacagtaaatattgatCAGAAGTAATGAAAGCTTTGTATCTGTTAACAAAGTCAAGGTAATTAGATGTTTCACCATCAATATCATTGATGAGTTGTTTATCAAGAATTATGCCAgtttaaatacagttttcaaaaaagaaagttttatttataacttttatAAACGTACCTATTGTTCCACATCGAGTATTTGTGTGGGAAGAACACTTATATTTAAGCAAAAGAGGCCATATAAGAAGTACTTGTTTATGAACACTAGCAAATTTCAAAGGATTGTTCCAATTTTGAAATTACAGTTAAGTAAAAATTCTGTAGCaccaacttttaaaaaaaaattatattgttaCATTTCAAATTTGATGTATAGATTATATCCAGTATACTTtgcttattttatatttttatttttttattttctgtacaatACGTATATTTCCTAAAATAATGGGATTTATTCCtccaaataatttaaaaaaatttacaattGATTTTTGTAATAGAGGAAGGTGTCTAAAACCAGTGAGTTATATACTAGTCTAGATTAGCTCTCTTATGTCTCAGGGTACTTTTGCAAGAGTCGAACCCAACCCTGATAAATGTGCAATCTGCAGTTTTAACCAAAATATTCCCATTGAGAGACCagaataatgttaataatgctTTTTACAGAAGAGTTACAGGTTACAGTCAGCAATTAGAACTATATTTGCAGACTCAACAATATTACTTTATAgttgaatatgtaaatattcatcCCCTATATTATATGTTCCGGTACTGTGatttgcaatattttattgtgttgtgttgcactgttgtatttattttgcacttcTGTATTGCTTTGCCCTCTTATCTTTTCCCACACTATTGCTTTCTATTGTTTCTTGTTTGGTTGTATCAAAGGGACTCTGATCCTGCTGTAATGACTCCAGCTTCCATAGCTGTTGATCTGTTTGTTGCACTTTCCACTGTCAGATTTGTGAATCCATGCTGACCTGAGGAGAAAACATGAACGGTATATGTTAGTGTCTTTTGATGCAAAAGTACAATACCAGTCATAAGTCTGGTAAAGGCTTATGACCCAGTGAGGTGCCAAAGGCTGTTTTCCACTTGTTCCATAAGACTTTTTAAACTGTGTAAACTTGTCTGTAAAAACcagacagtgctgcttcaaagtatatGCAACCTATAagaatggtcattattcttcaataaaatattaaaataaacctattaaatccacacacacacacacacacacacacacacacacacacacacacacacacacacacacagtctgaaaccacttatcccaagtggggtcgcagcgaaccaaagcctaaccctgcaacacagagcgcaagactggaggagggcacaaacccaggacggtatgccagtccatcacaaggcaccgcaaggaggactcaaaccccagacccaccaaaaagcaggacccggtcaagcctactgcttaaaataaacttgtaaaatgaatAGAAATTATGACTTGCACACTTGATTCTGCTTACCAACTTTgtttaaccaatacaacttgggATTCACCTGCACTGCTTCCATTATTCTACTACACACTTGATTTTCGCTGAACCAACAAATGGAATtagtaattacacacctattatgccaGATGAGAAAGACCAGCTGTGATTAAATTATAGTTTTGTAGCAAAATAAAGGAGCACAAGGGTTTTACATACtgtaacaacccgcgttactgtgtttaggtggGAAACCTGctcaatgtaaatatttgtattgtggggaaaaaatgtggaatgtaagtgtgcagtcactgggggcacttctggggaaaataagggggtgactgtgtccATCAGTGTATTGGGAGACAGCCTGCGGGCACTAAGCAAGCTGGGGAGGTtggtttgaggtgcaggtcctggaggaaacgtgatcctcggaccaagagcattattttcctggtgCCGGTGCACAATAAAGTGTTTGAGATGAACACtgtctctgcatccttcttcgtctcatccaaacccacagtcctGTGCGCCACGATACCTCCAAACAGCACTGTGTATTTCAATACCTATACTTTTACCaagcagaaaaaattaaaattgtaaatgtgtgtgtgtgtgtgtgtgtgtctgcaatgAGCTGGTTTTTTTGTCAGATGTCTTTTGTAGTCTAgtatgcttccagaataggctcaaATCTGCCACCACCCTGCCTTAGGATAACTGAAAGGGAGTGAGAAAAGTTCATAGTAAACTTGagaatattgtacattttaaaaatattatcttCTACAGGaggatttcattttaattgaagtctgaaatgtttttggcaTTACAATACCCTGCTGTCCTAAATAGTGTAGAAGTGAAACACAGGTAATatggtttttctttcttgtctGGTGTGATGTGTTAATTAGAGGTTAACAGGGGTTCTTGGGAACTGATATGTTTTCTATCAGGATTTCTCACTCATATATcagatttacaaaaatattgcaGACCTACATTTTCACGATCTTCAgatattcagtatttttctctaaaacacTGAACTAATAAATATATCTATCATTTAAAGTAGTTATACAGGTTCATTACAGGAACTGATTTTGGTTAAATGTCACAAGTTTTTCTAATAATATTTCTCCAAATTGGTATTTTTCTCAAGATTGATTTCTCTGTGATTTATGCAGTGTGATACACAAAAACTGGGAATTAACGCTGCCTTTCTTCCCTCTCGGTTAACCATCACTAACACCACCATGCATTCTTTTGACTCAAAgagttcagttatttatttctaCAGTCAAAAGTGATGTTGCATTTGCAATGGAAAGTGTAAATTTCACAATGTactaaaagcattttaatagctGTAACTCATAAAAGGGTCACCTTTGCATGTTGAGTTGTTATGAAGAACAAGTGTCTCCCAGTGAAACACCGCTCAGCAGATTCTCAATCATCTGAAACAAAATCAGAAAGAGGCTGGATAacagtattattttcattacataaGAAATTGTCAGGAATAATAAGTTCACCTGCATTGAAAGCATGGTACAGAGGTTTCATAGTAGTTAGGtaagaagacagaaaaatagATTACCGTCTGTATCAGCTGAGGATCTTTGGGATTCAGCTGTAGACCTTTGCTAGTCACATGAACCCTCAAGAACACCTTATATGCTGCAGTAAACATATTGAAAAAGAATTCACATGTGTGGTCTGAATCTTGATTCAAACATTATTTGCACATGATAATATATGATTGTTCCCTTGAACATCAAGCTCATCTGCTAAATTGTGCACTGATTTAATGGAAAACTACTTATAACCCTCCTTTTGGTTTAAATCAACATTTCCTTCATCTTCATGACACTGGaggaaattttttattttataaaagcCTATGAAGTGTAAAAAGAAACTTATTATTATGTCTTTTCGTTAGAAGTTTTACCTTTGACACAGCTGAAAGATGTTTGAAACACCCAGCGACCACTGACATTGACATTTTTGCTCAAAGTCAACCCTGTGACTGAAGTAGACCACAATATATTGTAGTAATGTGCTGAATCTCCTGAGCTATAGCCAGCCTGAACCTAAGACAGACAAAAAGAGAAAGCATTTAGATATTTTATGGACTGGAATCATTTAGACTGATAACAAATGTGTCATAAATTTGctaaaaatttacaaaattttaagtAGAACTATTATGCTTACCTGTGTATTTGAAAGTAGATCTGAGATCCGACCGTAGTTGAACAGTACAAAGGACTGACCTCCGTTTGAGATCAGAACCACCTGGAAGGAGGT
Protein-coding sequences here:
- the LOC114910253 gene encoding sushi, nidogen and EGF-like domain-containing protein 1, yielding MGLLTFDQSVSSSYPYLYTSYVAIAPLWSYWNNAKSGVISYRQVTSGSDLQRATSDINQYFPQLNFVATWVFIATWDSVAFNNMDTETSFQVVLISNGGQSFVLFNYGRISDLLSNTQVQAGYSSGDSAHYYNILWSTSVTGLTLSKNVNVSGRWVFQTSFSCVKAYKVFLRVHVTSKGLQLNPKDPQLIQTMIENLLSGVSLGDTCSS